The following are encoded in a window of Candidatus Anaeroferrophillus wilburensis genomic DNA:
- a CDS encoding HDOD domain-containing protein, with amino-acid sequence MNTYVARQPIFDQQKNIYAYELLFRDGTANFAQDIDGDEATATVLQNSIITIGMDEIAGGKKSFINFTQNLLVKKIPLLLARENIVVEILEDVSPEPALLAACQEIAQKGFVIALDDFCYSPEMEPLIDLADIIKFDFRASSVAEIRSYIDQLAGKNLRFLAEKVETNAEFQQALDLGFELFQGYFFCKPEILQGKEIPSSHIIQLQIMAEMNREDVDFSELETLISRDVGISYKLLRYINSPFFAKPSKISAIKQALVYMGIAEMRRFMSLMTITKLAEGKPHELVRLSCIRGKFCELMSRVTQKPVKPAELFTVGMFSLIDAIIDQPMEKIMAKLPFPPNMVAALVGKKGLLAGFLMLSIAYEQGRWSSVTNIASRLGVEESALPALYSEACQWSNSVAET; translated from the coding sequence ATGAATACCTACGTTGCCAGACAGCCTATTTTCGATCAGCAGAAGAACATTTATGCGTATGAACTGCTGTTTCGTGATGGTACGGCGAACTTTGCCCAGGATATTGATGGTGATGAGGCTACGGCAACCGTACTGCAGAATAGCATCATTACCATTGGTATGGATGAGATTGCCGGCGGAAAAAAATCGTTTATCAACTTCACCCAGAATCTGCTGGTTAAAAAAATTCCTCTCCTATTGGCCAGAGAAAATATTGTTGTTGAGATTCTCGAAGATGTCAGCCCGGAGCCGGCGCTTTTGGCTGCCTGCCAAGAAATTGCCCAAAAAGGGTTTGTTATTGCCCTGGATGACTTTTGCTATTCGCCTGAGATGGAACCCCTTATTGACCTAGCGGATATTATCAAATTTGATTTTCGAGCCAGTTCGGTGGCGGAGATTCGTTCCTATATTGATCAGCTGGCGGGGAAAAACCTGCGTTTTTTAGCTGAAAAAGTAGAAACCAACGCTGAATTTCAGCAAGCGCTCGACCTAGGTTTTGAACTTTTTCAAGGATATTTTTTCTGTAAACCGGAAATTCTTCAGGGAAAAGAGATCCCTTCATCCCATATTATCCAGCTACAAATTATGGCTGAAATGAATAGAGAGGATGTTGATTTCAGTGAACTGGAAACACTCATTTCCCGCGATGTGGGGATTTCCTATAAGTTGTTGCGCTATATTAATTCGCCGTTTTTTGCCAAGCCGAGCAAAATATCCGCCATCAAACAGGCGCTGGTTTATATGGGGATTGCTGAAATGAGACGCTTTATGTCCTTGATGACGATCACCAAACTGGCTGAGGGCAAGCCGCACGAACTGGTGCGGTTGTCCTGCATCAGGGGAAAGTTTTGTGAATTGATGAGCCGGGTGACGCAAAAGCCGGTCAAACCAGCCGAGCTTTTTACGGTGGGCATGTTTTCCCTGATCGATGCCATTATCGATCAGCCAATGGAAAAAATCATGGCCAAGTTGCCGTTTCCGCCAAACATGGTGGCCGCTCTGGTGGGAAAAAAAGGGTTGCTGGCCGGATTCCTGATGCTCAGCATTGCCTACGAGCAAGGGAGATGGTCATCGGTAACAAACATTGCCAGTCGCCTGGGAGTTGAAGAATCCGCCTTGCCTGCACTGTATTCTGAAGCCTGCCAATGGAGCAATTCAGTGGCTGAAACCTAA